The DNA region TTTTGAGAGAGCAGAGAATAAACATGAGAAAAAATTTCATTGCAACATACGCTagtagtaaaaagtaaaaattattattaattctttACAATATTAACAAAAGTTTAATACAGAGAAAAGTGAGAAAATAAGAGAGACGCACAAATCATCGTCGTTAAATATGGACAGAAAGATTGGATTTTTGCATCACAACTTTGCTGCCATCACTCAAAACGTAGAGTTCTCAGCGGACACGTTTCTTCTTCATCTTATtaatcatcatcttcttcttcttctaaatctgctgcttcttgttctttttgaTCGTCACCGTTTATACTGTACAAATCTCCATCTCACTGTAAGTCTTgttcgaatttttttaatgtcGCAATGCGTGAATTGAGTACTACTTCTCATGCTTACGGTACAACCACCTCTATGCGTCGCTGTGCGATTTGGAATTTGCAGAGATGAGCTTCGCGAAGAGGGAGTACGAGTTCCTGAAGGAAATCGGGCTCGGGCCGCGAAATCCGGGCTGCTACGTCAATGGGGCTTGGCAAGGACACGGGCCCGTTGTTTCTTCTGTGAATCCTGCTGATAATCAGGTTTTTTAACtgatttttttactaatttcgATCCATTTGTAGTTAATTTGAGAAGTTGTCGAAGTGTTGAAGTTAGTTTTTAGGATTGGATGATCAGATCATGttgttgaatttgaaattgatcaattgaatttgaattgggGGGAAAATGCACCATTACATGAACTCAGACTATATTAATTTGTGCATCATTGATTGAGAACGATGAAGCTTCATATTATGATTCATTTTAACTCAATCAAGATCATATAATTGATATAGACTATATGTGCTCCTTTTTGCTGAGTTCCCCCCCAAAAGCTAGGTAATCACGTTGTAAGATACATTTCGTTATGTGATTACTAAATTGGGTTGTAAATCGTTTCCTGGTTTAAGCCGATTGCTGAAGTTTCTGAGCATCCATTGGAGACTATGAGGATGGAATGGAAGCATGTGCTGATTCACAAAGATATGGATGCAGGTTCTGTTTTGATTTCTTCACGAATTTTACTCATCATGATGCAAAAATTTTCAATGCATTTAGAAATGAGTTAGGACTATTATATATGACGTCTCATCTTGTTTCAGATTCCAGCACCAAAGAGAGGTGAAATCGTGAGACAAATTGGTGATGCATTGAGAACCAAACTCCATCATCTCGGAACCGACTTGTATCCCTTGAAATGGAAAAATACTGCTGAAGGCATAGGGGAAGTTCAGGTTTGTCTAAAATATGTGGAAGTGAAACATCTTGTGCAATATGCATTTCTATATCATATTTCTTATTTGTGCATTCTCTTCTATCGTATTACTTATGCGTTTGTGTGGATTGTTTCCGATGGATCTTACTTTCTATAACTTCGATAAATTTTATGATGATGTTCAGCTTCATTCTCTCTTGTGTTGGGAAAATTATTTCAGGAAATAATTGATATGTGTGACTTGCGCTGTGGATTAAGCCTGTCAGCTGAATGGATCTGTTATACCTTCCGAACGTAAGCTTGCATATTGTTTCCTTCGATGTATTGATATAATGAATCATGTAGACAAGCTTATAggcttttttttcaaaattatcgTTATTGTCTTCAAATTTGGTTGCAGGACCTAATCACATGATGTTGGAGGTAAGCAAGGGCTATCGTTTTCTTCTCTCAGCTCATGATTGGTTATTGTAAATTGTTTATATCTGACATTCATGCATCCTACTATGGAGCAGATGTGGAATCCCTTAGGGATAGTTGGTGTTATTACAGCCTTCAACTTCCCTTGCGCTGTTCTTGGTGAGATATTCGAGCGAGGCTAGCGAGTTTTGGTATTAAATAGTTGGTGTTATTACATCCTTCAACTTTTCCATATCATTTTAGGAAAAATCAATAGTTTTAACCTATGTTTAAGTTCTAATGTTATCTTTTATTGTGTGAATGTAGGATGGAATGCGTGCATAGCTCTAGTTTGTGGAAATTCTGTTGTGTGGTGAGTCCTTTGCTCTGCTATAACTGATGTTACAATTTGTTTATGTTAGTCCCAACCATAAATATCAGTAAATTCCATTATCATTTGGTATGATTTTAATCTAATATGTCAATGTAAGCTATTATAGAATCATTCTGTTTTATCGGAAATAGTTCTATTTTTGGATACCATGATTTAAAGCTGGAGCAAAAATTGGTTAATGTATCTGTATACAGTAGGTTTAGTTTCTTCAATCTATCTTTCCTCTTTATGATACATAACACGATTGAGCTCtgttttttgccaaaaactGAATTCAGAAGGTTGCATTTATGAATTTCACGAATCATATTAAAATTTTCAGGAAAGGTGCTCCAACCACACCTCTCATTACCATAGCTATGACGAAGATAATCGCTGGAGTATTCGAGAAAAACAATTTACCTGGAGCAATTTTCACGGCATTCTGTGGAGGTGCTGTAATCGGTCAAGCTATAGCAAAAGATCCGCGTGTTCCCCTAGTTTCGTTCACTGGGAGTTCAAAGGTACTATTTTATGTACTCACCACTTACCCGAATGAGTCTAATTGTCTAAGACTAAGGACAATTCATTTTTCCAAAGTATTAAAAGTTTGATTTGTGTCTGACTCCAGGTGGGTCTAATGGTCCAACAAACAGTGAATCAAAGATACGGCAAGTGCCTGCTCGAACTAAGTGGAAATAATGCCATAATTGTCATGGATGATGCTGACATTGAACTCGCTGTTCGCTCTATTCTGTTTGCTGCTGTTGGTACTGCTGGTCAGCGATGCACAACTTGCCGTAGATTGGTATGAAATTGATAAGTACCTTCTACACACCTTAGTGGACGAGATAGTCGATGTTTGGTGCATAACTTCTTTTTCTCATcctgaaattgcagcttcttcatgAAAGCGTTTATCAGAAAGTACTTGATCGGTTATGTGATGTCTACAAGCAAGTCAAAGTCGGAAATCCGTTAGAGAAAGGTACCTTACTTGGGCCGCCGTTGCACACTCCTGTTTCAAGGGAAAATTTTGTGAAGGGAATCGAGAAAATCAAATCTCAGGTTTGTGCCTGGATCAATCTCAATTATTGTCATATTCATCTGAGGCAAATCTTAGTTGTTTTTGACTCTCTGTTATAACGTTGCAGGGAGGAAAGATTCTCATTGGTGGCAACATTTTAGAGTCAGAAGGAAATTTCGTGCAGCCCACCATAGTCGAAATATCCTCTAGTGCTGACGTTGTTAAGGAAGAGTTGTTCGCTCCCGTTCTCCATGTGATGATGTTTCAGGTATGGCTAGTTTTCAGCTGTCCGAAGATCTCCAGTTTGTGTCGTTGCAATGGTCAGGAAAGTGTCTAAATTTTTTTGCAGGCGTTAAAGGAAGCGATTGAAATAAACAATTCCGTGCCTCAAGGTCTAAGTAGTTCCATCTTCACTCGCAGACCTGAAATCATATTCAAATGGATCGGGTGAGTGATAAGACGCTCTCTTCTTTGCTGTTTTTAAGATAGAAGAATGTTTTCGGGTTGCTGACTTAAAACCTATCTCTTGATACAGTCCCCAAGGAAGTGACTGTGGTATCGTAAATGTAAACATCCCGACAAACGGTGCTGAAATTGGAGGCGCCTTTGGTGGCGAGAAGGCAACTGGGGGCGGCCGTGAAGCCGGAAGCGATTCTTGGAAACAATACATGAGGCGCTCAACTTGGTAAAAAACCCAATTATGTTTTCAAGTTTCCATCTCTGTATCTCATCTCGTGTCAAAATCCTATCGAGAATCACGGTCAGAGCTAACGAAGCTCGTTTGATCCAATTTCCTTTCTGACTGTGAATGTATTGCCTTGTGTATATGCAGCACCATCAACTACGGAAGCGAGCTGCCTCTGGCTCAAGGGATCAACTTCGGGTAGTGAACGCGAACGGGAAAGCTCGACTCGGGTGGGTATGCTTCTAATGGCAAGAATCTATATTATCAGCATTTCTTGCTGGAGAAGATTCGAATTAAGGAGATATGGTTCTATCTATGTCTAGAATGTTTTGAactatttatgaaataaatgCTGTTGTAtacttattactactattaaaagGGTTTGAAAAAATAACTCCTACATTCTCTAATGTATCTTCTATTCTTCTTATTGTTGGATGGTGTAATGCCCAGAAAATTCGagaatttcaataattaaaatcattgTTGTATTTTAGTAGTACTAAGTTTGGAAATAAGAGgataaaaggaagaaaaaaaaaattacctcCAAAAGTTACATGAGTGCCATTACTTATTCGATTCTTCAATAATCGAGAAGAATTGTTAAAGCTGGTATGTTTGATCGCGATAATACGCAGGTCTGATCCTCTATTGCGACGCCGACGTCGCGCATTATCTCCATCTTGTCACATgttaataaaatttcaaattttaccAAATTTTGTTTATGAAATTGCTAATAATTTTCTACatgcaattttttttgaaatttcataAAGCAAAAATTGGTAAATACCTTACATTTTTCTTGAATATGTCAACCATCTATAAGTCAATAGAAGATTTTATATGTACAATAAATCAACCAAAGTGGATGAAACACTATTTAGTAACTAGTCAAACTCCATTGAAAGATAGGTCTAGGGTCACATTTTGTGAAACACTTTCTAATTCCACTTGCATTGGGTAAATAGATTatatagtacttcctccgtcccacatgaatatgcactctttccattttagtctgtcccacaagaatatgcactttctaattttggaaagtcctttctctctaatgaggtaggacccattctccactaataatactttaaggtcatgtttggttggcgggaaagtaaagttggtaAGAAAAatggaaagtaaagttggcaaggaaaatgattcctgggaaaatgaatcccgggaatatgatttctaataactttactttcccgtgtttggaaaatatcaagatctgaaagtatatatttgatttaaacactaaactaaaaatatacttatcattttttatttataaaaaataataatacatattatttaataaattattaattacaaatgataataattatattattttatttattattacgatggatagtttaaatatggattatacatcataatatataataataaataagattattattatcattatatttacttaatttttaattgaataaattttataatttaattcacttcaattttattgttaattactaatttataaattaataattattatattattatttatttataattatatttaattatttaataaattattattattatgataataaaaataaaaataaatattaataatatagttataattgtgataatttgaattatagttatttattatcctaaaattaagtatggtttatacttttaaattattttttaaaacattgtaataaataataacaataataatgacgatgatgatggtgataataatgatgataataataataataataataataataataataataataaactgtactatattgcattaaatatgtaagaatcttaaaactgggaaaaagaatacctaagaaaagttaggattcaaaatcctggaaagttgtactagctttccttgtttcaggattttgattactttcccggtttgattaaaaacggaaacaaacacatgaatttaaaatttaaggaatcagattactttctaagacagaatcctgacaaccaaacatggtctaattacttttttctctctacatctctcttactttaccaattttacattaaaactcgtgtcgaccccaaagtgtatattctttggaAACAGAGGGAATATTAATTAACTAGACTGTCATTATCTCTAAATTGGGGTTTATGTCTTTGAGTCATTATCTCTAAGTTGGGGTTTATGTCTTTGATAAAGTGATACTTAACAaaataaagagtgaactacataaatggtacccgATCTTTCATTTttgcacataaatggtacctgatctttattttatatcgttttcggtacctataaatcacatttttggtacctgatgCAATTTACATCCCAAAATACCCTctaaacaaattcatttttccatttgtgtcataAAGGATATTTTGGGCATTGACAAAcctagtaccaaaagtgatattataatatcctCACTcgttatactattattattaatcaatattaatattattattttgatgtttttttttttttttttttaaattaagcctagcggtaaagggtgctggataccgcgtccatcctggaggtctcgagttcgaaccctgggtggcgtaatttgtctttcctccttgttataggagttgatttgtaatttcctccttcatatatatgattattattttgatgttataaattaataatttatttattttttaatataatttaaatatacttaatcataattatagttataattatatttaattattataataatattattgttatagtagtaaaaactagtagtaattaataaatactactccgtGCAATTTAGTCaggacacggattttaagaaattgttggagtgtgtaataattgaaatgaggtagtggaaagtgagacccttttgactttttgtatgtttatgattttgttttgttttatttttatgaaagtaatggcatttgagtgtaaatttcatcaacaatgagGTTAAATTTATATCCAAATATGGTGAATTCTAAATGGGACTCTTAAACTGGTacggacgaaaatgacaaaacatgactcttaaactgggacggagggagtaataataattattttatataaaattaataactaatcaatatagtcttaatcaaaatttaaaattgtgaattgtattcataatgataaagagttgaatatttttagttatgtttcaaccctaaaacgagtataaatagtttaattaaaaatattcaattgatttaattactttaaatggttaatttaattaggtgctttgttattgatttatattatgaatgcaattaaataaatgtatgtataaaacactaaaaacaaaaaatagaaaagaaaaaagaggaaacataaactaaagagaaaatagaaagaagaaaggaagataaaatactaaaaagagagaagaaaatgaagaaaaaagaaagaagaataaactaaagaagaaaaaaagaaataggaaagaagaaaataaaatcacatatttggttctatttaattgaaatttccaaaaatatcattcataacaaaaaaaataacatgtTTGGTACCCatggttatttttgtcataaggtaccaaaaatgatataaaataaagatctagtaccatttatgtgcgaaaatAAAAGATCATATATCATTTATGTAGTTCCCTCCAAAATAAAAAGTATTCCAACTCATCCTTTTTCACTTCAAAAGTTGTTCACCAAATCTActtgaaattgaaaaaattattactatgccatagaaatgtgacatctatgATTGATATCACTTGGTTAATTTACATTTTAATGTTTTTAATATATGTAATATAGTTtgaattttctttaaaaaattaatatcaaCCATACATTATCAGCATTACTAATATTCCACACCTAGGCCCAATCAACTTCTGGGGAAAAAGGAATTAATAAAATGACACATTTGTCCTTTTCGGTGatggaagaaaataaaaaatggcaaaactttcaattttttctaTAATGTACAGTGCGCCGAAAATAAATCAATGTGATTGAAATTAATTCCGCTCTGTGATTAATTTGGGATCACAAATAAATTTCTCAAGAACAATCCAAATATAAGTTCGTCACAATTAAAGATTTTTGAGTAGTTTCTCTTCCAAATGATTGGTTAATGCTTGAGTAAATGATCACATCTAGGTAAGATTAAGAGAGTAAACTGACCCACGCTAATCCATAATGATTGCAAAATTCTATTAATTTCGACCTGTATAACTGCCCTACCTCTGATGCGGCAGTTCCACCCCAATCCTTTGTGATTGAATTTCACTTGCATTCTTCGTCTGATATTCATTAATACGATGATTGTCGCTTTTAATTAGTTCTTggtctaaaatagaaaaataagttGCTATCAAAAGGGAATGGGGCTCGAGGAAAAGACGCACTTATTGAGATTGGCCATTTTGAAAGAGGTTAAATATGATCGACGTTttagtataaattaaattttaaatatactaCAATAATTGATTGAAATAGGGAGTTGGGCCCAATTTAACCTTATTATACATAGCAATTCTAGCTGCCACTCAAGATTATCTCATCATCCACACACCAAATTTGGTTAGTATTTTTTCTTAACACTTTATCTTTTTACTAAGTTGACGTCCGGCtagataaattaaataagattGAGTCTAATAATAAATAGTTTCTTCACCATATAAAGTCTTGATAGTTCATTTCAGAATAAGATTACATAtgattaattatgaa from Salvia splendens isolate huo1 unplaced genomic scaffold, SspV2 ctg378, whole genome shotgun sequence includes:
- the LOC121789974 gene encoding aldehyde dehydrogenase family 7 member B4-like; translated protein: MPCQLNGSVIPSERPNHMMLEMWNPLGIVGVITAFNFPCAVLGWNACIALVCGNSVVWKGAPTTPLITIAMTKIIAGVFEKNNLPGAIFTAFCGGAVIGQAIAKDPRVPLVSFTGSSKVGLMVQQTVNQRYGKCLLELSGNNAIIVMDDADIELAVRSILFAAVGTAGQRCTTCRRLLLHESVYQKVLDRLCDVYKQVKVGNPLEKGTLLGPPLHTPVSRENFVKGIEKIKSQGGKILIGGNILESEGNFVQPTIVEISSSADVVKEELFAPVLHVMMFQALKEAIEINNSVPQGLSSSIFTRRPEIIFKWIGPQGSDCGIVNVNIPTNGAEIGGAFGGEKATGGGREAGSDSWKQYMRRSTCTINYGSELPLAQGINFG